The Lysinibacillus pakistanensis genome includes a window with the following:
- a CDS encoding S1 domain-containing RNA-binding protein has protein sequence MSIEVGSKVQGKVTGITNFGAFVELPDGKTGLVHISEVADNYVKDINEHLKVGDEVEVKVMNVEADGKIGLSIRKAKPQVERPERPQRPRRDNRSNDRNERHQPKENFEQKMARFLKDSDERLATLKRATESKRGGRGARRG, from the coding sequence ATGTCAATTGAAGTAGGCAGCAAGGTACAAGGTAAAGTAACAGGAATCACAAATTTTGGAGCATTCGTTGAGCTGCCAGATGGCAAAACAGGCTTAGTTCACATCAGTGAAGTTGCTGACAATTATGTAAAAGATATCAATGAGCATCTAAAAGTTGGAGATGAAGTTGAAGTAAAAGTGATGAATGTTGAAGCGGATGGAAAGATTGGTCTTTCAATTCGTAAAGCAAAGCCTCAAGTTGAGAGACCAGAGCGTCCTCAACGCCCACGTCGTGACAATCGTTCTAACGATCGCAACGAGCGCCACCAGCCAAAAGAGAATTTTGAGCAAAAAATGGCACGTTTCTTAAAAGATAGTGATGAGCGTCTAGCAACGCTTAAACGTGCTACAGAGTCAAAACGCGGTGGTCGTGGAGCTAGAAGAGGGTAG
- the tilS gene encoding tRNA lysidine(34) synthetase TilS, which produces MSFELRVKSVIEEKQLIQQDDHLLIAVSGGVDSMALLHYFVQTKDKWGIKVEAIHVDHMLRGEASAEDRAFVQRYCDNHEIYLHAKAIPIPEIMALENGNTQLICRRERYQYFKEVMQKTNASKLVTAHHADDQLESVLMSLTKNATINSMQGIRPQRFFAGKSLIRPFLTVTKSEIREYLLRQGLDYREDASNFKDTYVRNRFRHHVVPLLEAENPRVTEQVTHFTEQLQEDDAYLMTLAEDVFSRTVKKLDENTYSMEIEAFQLVPLALQRRLILILLNYLYKDSNTIQSYALLASILKLCDTTAGYAEVHLPEEFLAVRRYGKLSIQKKEPLEGQTSPEKKIISTANGWTTLTNGERLCVVKLPDLSSELLTDTAQLFYFNASKLKLPLYVRTRKEGDRMLLKGMDQPKRLSRLFIDEKIPLNERNSWPLLISPSDEVVAVIGVRMGMFFSNTPQPNDDTVLIVD; this is translated from the coding sequence TTGTCATTTGAATTAAGGGTCAAATCAGTAATCGAAGAAAAGCAATTAATACAGCAAGACGACCATCTTCTCATCGCCGTTTCGGGTGGAGTAGATTCCATGGCTTTGCTTCACTATTTTGTTCAAACAAAAGATAAATGGGGAATAAAGGTAGAGGCAATTCACGTTGATCATATGTTAAGAGGAGAAGCGTCTGCTGAGGATAGAGCCTTCGTCCAAAGATATTGTGATAATCATGAAATATATTTACATGCAAAAGCAATTCCAATACCAGAGATTATGGCTTTAGAAAATGGAAATACACAGCTTATTTGTCGTAGAGAAAGGTATCAATATTTTAAAGAGGTTATGCAAAAAACAAATGCAAGCAAGCTTGTAACTGCACATCATGCGGACGACCAACTGGAGTCAGTATTAATGTCCCTGACTAAAAATGCAACGATTAACAGTATGCAAGGTATTCGGCCACAGCGTTTTTTTGCAGGAAAATCATTAATTCGTCCGTTTTTAACGGTTACAAAGTCTGAAATAAGGGAATATTTACTTAGACAAGGTTTAGATTACCGTGAAGATGCAAGCAACTTTAAAGACACCTATGTACGTAATCGTTTTAGACATCATGTGGTGCCATTATTGGAGGCAGAAAATCCACGAGTAACCGAGCAGGTGACCCATTTTACAGAACAATTACAAGAAGATGATGCCTATTTAATGACATTAGCAGAGGATGTATTTTCTAGAACAGTAAAAAAATTAGACGAAAATACATATAGCATGGAAATTGAGGCCTTTCAATTGGTACCACTTGCTTTACAAAGGAGGCTCATTTTAATACTATTAAACTATCTTTACAAAGATTCAAATACGATACAAAGTTATGCTTTATTGGCTTCAATTTTAAAGCTTTGTGATACGACAGCTGGATATGCTGAAGTTCACTTGCCAGAAGAATTTCTAGCAGTTCGCCGTTACGGAAAATTATCGATTCAGAAGAAAGAACCATTAGAAGGTCAAACTTCTCCTGAGAAAAAAATTATTTCGACTGCTAATGGGTGGACAACACTGACAAACGGTGAACGTTTATGCGTAGTCAAGTTGCCTGATTTATCGTCTGAATTGCTGACGGATACTGCACAACTTTTTTATTTTAACGCTAGCAAACTCAAACTTCCTCTTTATGTTAGAACTCGTAAGGAAGGGGATAGAATGCTGTTAAAAGGAATGGATCAGCCAAAACGCTTATCTCGCCTTTTTATAGATGAAAAGATTCCTTTAAATGAGCGAAATAGCTGGCCGTTACTGATTTCTCCATCCGATGAGGTCGTAGCGGTAATTGGTGTGCGTATGGGTATGTTTTTTTCAAACACTCCGCAACCAAACGATGATACAGTGCTCATCGTAGACTAA
- a CDS encoding SpoIIE family protein phosphatase yields MTSIDWFDTANVADHKFGVKRRQLFIGSLFFITSFFLAQSVVFEAAVPFSVPFWAIIRTKYKEYAKYVLFGGLIGGFFLGFGQVVILALQIAMYECIIRFRYWKLPQSISVALAILLVQMIWQGVMYQGLPPMLVQFYVGCEAALALIMTLFMQVLFVNSYEWFTSHWTYEKLGSGLVVFAAMLTGMQTVVISYFSLPIFLLQLFICFGALVGSVPLATVIGAVLGTLIGVAKLSFTGMLSVATLTGLCAGMGARAGRFGVAIGSILPSVFFLFYDATLPLDSVYFTSIAVGSIAFLTVPKKYSDKVRDKLFPQREEILLARQNWLTEHVTYKLEHFQHFVQFMKELVFERFMTTPVEASKEVSPMNTCLSCFRYDRCWGAQNNGMDKLMTDWFHMKGVGKESAINRAEDQIRYKCVKSTKIFEELETELYRERINGQYFHGKKMIALQLRDMSNHLNQLIAEMKEDTVSFVSVEKDIIQKLKEAHIECFQLDVLSNKPGARKIVCALTPARVDWEEDTTLAERMILPILYDIFEEPFEIEKVVACDVPFRHIQVSFSSAISFEVEYDIYSMSKGATLYSGDSHALFQLHPGLFAILLSDGMGQSKEAQHESRKLIHLMRECLNYNMNPETAMHTLHYVMSLKQQDDMYATLDFALVDLQHGDLWSWKAGGMSTYILRGKEVLKVESNAAPVGFLSISAIEAEKRKLKAGDVILMHSDGLFSSIADWDEQEESFLAYAQQVASTTQSIQEKLTTIMQSFQTHYDIEDDCTVLMLEVTHVVPTWAVFRPVQYSMS; encoded by the coding sequence ATGACAAGTATTGATTGGTTTGACACAGCAAACGTAGCTGATCATAAATTTGGAGTAAAAAGAAGGCAGTTGTTTATTGGCTCTTTATTTTTTATAACATCCTTTTTTTTAGCTCAGTCTGTTGTATTTGAAGCAGCTGTACCTTTCTCGGTTCCTTTTTGGGCAATTATACGAACGAAGTATAAGGAATATGCTAAATATGTTTTATTTGGTGGCTTAATTGGAGGATTCTTTCTTGGTTTTGGACAGGTTGTTATTTTAGCCTTACAAATTGCCATGTATGAGTGTATCATACGTTTTCGCTATTGGAAGCTTCCTCAAAGTATTTCAGTTGCATTAGCCATATTGCTTGTTCAAATGATATGGCAGGGGGTTATGTATCAGGGCTTACCTCCCATGCTTGTACAATTTTATGTTGGCTGTGAAGCTGCATTAGCACTTATTATGACTCTTTTTATGCAAGTCCTTTTTGTTAATTCCTATGAATGGTTTACAAGTCATTGGACATATGAAAAGCTTGGTTCTGGATTAGTGGTTTTTGCCGCCATGCTTACTGGAATGCAAACAGTTGTAATTAGTTATTTCTCTCTACCTATTTTTTTATTGCAGCTATTTATATGCTTTGGTGCATTAGTGGGAAGTGTGCCATTAGCAACTGTAATTGGAGCAGTGCTTGGAACGCTCATAGGGGTCGCAAAGCTGTCTTTTACTGGTATGCTTTCGGTTGCTACGTTAACTGGACTGTGTGCGGGAATGGGGGCACGTGCAGGTCGCTTTGGAGTGGCGATTGGTAGCATCTTACCTAGTGTATTTTTTTTATTTTATGACGCAACATTACCATTAGATAGCGTTTATTTTACATCCATTGCTGTAGGTAGTATTGCATTCCTAACCGTTCCCAAAAAGTATTCTGATAAGGTAAGGGACAAGCTATTTCCGCAGCGTGAGGAAATCTTACTCGCCCGTCAAAATTGGTTAACGGAGCATGTCACTTATAAATTAGAGCATTTTCAACATTTCGTACAATTCATGAAAGAACTTGTGTTTGAGCGCTTTATGACAACTCCTGTTGAGGCTTCAAAGGAAGTGTCACCAATGAATACATGCTTAAGCTGTTTTCGTTATGATCGCTGTTGGGGTGCTCAAAATAACGGTATGGACAAACTGATGACAGACTGGTTCCATATGAAGGGTGTAGGGAAGGAATCTGCAATAAATCGGGCAGAGGACCAAATTCGTTATAAATGCGTGAAATCTACAAAAATTTTCGAGGAGCTAGAAACAGAGCTATATAGGGAGCGAATTAATGGACAGTATTTCCATGGAAAGAAAATGATTGCACTTCAACTACGAGATATGAGCAATCATCTAAATCAGCTAATTGCAGAGATGAAGGAGGACACCGTATCATTTGTTAGTGTGGAAAAGGATATTATTCAAAAACTCAAGGAGGCGCATATTGAATGCTTCCAGCTAGATGTGCTGAGTAATAAACCTGGAGCAAGAAAAATTGTCTGTGCGCTCACACCAGCTCGAGTCGATTGGGAAGAGGATACAACATTGGCAGAAAGGATGATACTACCGATTTTATATGATATTTTTGAAGAACCGTTTGAAATTGAAAAGGTAGTAGCGTGTGATGTACCATTTCGCCACATTCAAGTAAGCTTTAGTTCAGCTATTAGTTTTGAAGTAGAGTATGATATATATAGTATGTCAAAAGGCGCTACATTATATTCTGGAGATTCCCATGCGTTATTTCAACTACATCCGGGATTATTTGCAATTTTACTGTCAGATGGTATGGGCCAGAGTAAAGAAGCACAGCATGAAAGTAGAAAACTCATACATTTAATGCGAGAATGCTTAAATTACAATATGAACCCAGAGACTGCAATGCACACATTGCATTATGTGATGTCCTTAAAGCAACAGGATGATATGTATGCAACACTGGATTTTGCCCTTGTCGATTTACAGCATGGCGATTTATGGTCATGGAAGGCAGGGGGAATGTCTACGTATATCTTACGTGGAAAAGAGGTGCTAAAAGTTGAAAGTAATGCAGCACCTGTTGGGTTTTTATCTATTTCAGCAATTGAGGCGGAAAAAAGAAAACTGAAGGCAGGGGATGTCATTCTAATGCATTCTGATGGGTTATTTTCAAGTATTGCCGATTGGGATGAACAAGAAGAGTCCTTTTTAGCTTATGCTCAGCAGGTAGCAAGTACGACCCAATCCATACAAGAAAAATTAACGACGATCATGCAGTCTTTCCAAACGCACTATGATATTGAAGATGATTGTACAGTATTGATGTTAGAGGTAACACATGTTGTACCTACTTGGGCTGTCTTTAGACCAGTTCAATATTCTATGAGTTAA
- the yabQ gene encoding spore cortex biosynthesis protein YabQ produces the protein MIVSEQFVQLLVMVLSGIAVGFIIDSVRLIVFSTPKRSSLRKWMMVFELLTWILLGGLTYYLLFWLKDGAWRAYDPLAQIAGIFLYQTFFQTFLRFIARILVNITWRPFWFIVRLIIAIIRQILEIVINVCMFVLRPFVKIYSYLSNTFLKKFKFIKYNKKQQ, from the coding sequence ATGATTGTTAGTGAACAATTTGTACAGCTATTAGTCATGGTTTTGAGCGGTATAGCAGTTGGTTTTATAATTGATAGTGTTAGGCTTATTGTTTTTTCAACTCCAAAAAGGTCAAGCCTTCGAAAGTGGATGATGGTATTTGAATTACTTACTTGGATTCTACTGGGGGGGCTGACTTATTATTTACTATTTTGGCTTAAAGATGGCGCTTGGCGGGCTTATGACCCGCTAGCGCAAATTGCTGGAATTTTTTTGTATCAAACGTTTTTTCAAACTTTTTTACGTTTCATAGCAAGGATTTTGGTAAATATAACATGGAGACCCTTCTGGTTCATCGTACGATTAATAATCGCCATTATTCGACAAATTTTGGAAATAGTCATAAATGTTTGTATGTTTGTTTTAAGACCTTTTGTCAAAATTTATTCGTATTTGTCCAACACTTTTTTAAAAAAATTTAAATTTATCAAGTATAATAAGAAACAACAATAA
- a CDS encoding RNA-binding S4 domain-containing protein, with the protein MRLDKFLKVSRLIKRRTLAKEVADQGRITINGKVAKASSTVKAGDELAIRFGQKIVTARVDELRDTVKKEDAAKMFTILKEERLDKIEPEFIDDEE; encoded by the coding sequence ATGAGATTAGATAAATTTTTAAAAGTATCGCGTTTAATTAAGCGCCGCACACTAGCGAAAGAAGTGGCGGATCAGGGTCGTATTACGATAAATGGAAAGGTCGCAAAAGCAAGTAGTACAGTAAAAGCTGGTGATGAGCTAGCTATTCGTTTTGGGCAAAAAATTGTCACTGCACGTGTTGATGAATTGCGAGACACTGTGAAAAAAGAAGACGCTGCGAAAATGTTTACTATATTAAAAGAGGAGCGTTTGGATAAAATAGAGCCAGAGTTTATTGATGATGAGGAATAA
- a CDS encoding FtsB family cell division protein yields MTKRHSSNDDQRNFTKLDNDYVRNTDKAINRKKQARKRKIRRIVFFAIVPVVIIAFLVNILFHQNEILAEKEKKKDEANQHLTELKDERDSLNLKIKQLEDDEYIAKMLRKEYFLSEKGEIIFIIPEKKDKKDD; encoded by the coding sequence ATGACTAAACGTCATTCATCAAATGATGACCAACGAAACTTTACTAAGCTTGATAATGACTATGTCCGTAACACGGATAAAGCCATTAATCGTAAAAAACAAGCTCGTAAACGAAAAATACGCCGTATTGTCTTTTTTGCGATTGTACCAGTCGTTATTATCGCCTTTCTCGTTAATATACTTTTCCATCAAAATGAAATTTTAGCTGAAAAAGAGAAGAAAAAGGACGAAGCGAATCAGCATCTTACAGAATTAAAAGATGAACGAGATTCATTAAATCTTAAAATTAAGCAATTAGAAGATGATGAATATATCGCAAAGATGTTACGTAAAGAGTATTTCTTATCCGAAAAAGGTGAAATTATTTTCATTATTCCTGAGAAGAAGGATAAAAAAGACGACTGA
- a CDS encoding putative polysaccharide biosynthesis protein produces the protein MSERFGMKSYMKGAALLTIAALIVKVLSAIYRVPFQNLVGDEGFYIYQQVYPVISIFVVWTSSGFAVAISKMLADNDCIVDPLERNKKRNSIMRIVFRYLTVLSLLFFAALFGGADMIAQFMGDTKLAPLIRTGSFIVLVMPALAVLKGGFQSRGIMEPIAYAQVLEQAVRVSVILAGTFMIMATTKSLYSAGQMAIIGTVVGEVVGFIVLAFIFKKRFGLLKDKQLQQRFAGYPIIKEVTLLSLSVSMSGLLLLGYQLVDSFTIYSLLLDSGMDQTMAKETKGIYDRGQPLVQLGVIIASSLSLAIVPLVAHMSKKKEGRNAIPFIQLTYRASVLFGGAASLGLVLVMPYINEMLFKTDALSEVLMIYVLQIVPLSIILTFTAILQGYGKLKKPAIFLIVGFILKIILNVLTIRLLGVLGAAVANNVGLLFTALMLVFYLKKMTAVHLAPRSFYKKFGIAAISMTTVVILWLQLVPALLHPFLSPRMVAVIAGFSAVSIGAFVMMTVIAKLRVLAEKEWYLLPFGRRMAVYQLWLNRKK, from the coding sequence ATGTCGGAACGTTTTGGCATGAAAAGCTACATGAAGGGTGCAGCCCTACTTACGATTGCAGCTCTTATAGTAAAGGTTCTTAGTGCAATTTATCGTGTGCCTTTTCAAAATCTTGTTGGGGATGAAGGCTTTTATATTTACCAGCAAGTGTATCCAGTTATTTCTATTTTTGTCGTATGGACATCTAGTGGCTTTGCAGTAGCCATTTCTAAGATGCTTGCAGACAATGATTGTATTGTGGACCCACTGGAGCGGAATAAAAAAAGAAACAGTATTATGCGTATTGTTTTTAGATATTTAACAGTATTATCATTGTTGTTCTTTGCAGCTTTGTTTGGTGGAGCAGATATGATTGCACAGTTTATGGGTGATACCAAGCTTGCGCCTTTAATACGGACAGGTTCATTTATAGTACTTGTTATGCCAGCTCTTGCTGTTTTGAAAGGGGGCTTCCAATCAAGGGGGATTATGGAGCCGATAGCCTATGCACAGGTGCTTGAGCAAGCTGTCAGAGTATCTGTTATTTTAGCAGGTACATTTATGATAATGGCGACGACAAAATCGCTATACAGTGCTGGACAAATGGCTATAATAGGTACTGTTGTTGGTGAAGTTGTAGGTTTTATTGTGTTAGCATTTATCTTTAAAAAAAGATTTGGATTATTAAAAGATAAGCAATTACAGCAGCGTTTCGCGGGCTATCCAATTATTAAAGAGGTTACGCTGCTCAGCCTAAGTGTTAGTATGAGTGGCTTGTTATTACTTGGCTATCAGTTAGTTGATTCCTTTACAATTTATTCATTGTTATTAGATAGTGGCATGGATCAAACAATGGCTAAGGAAACAAAAGGTATTTATGATCGTGGTCAACCATTGGTACAGTTAGGCGTCATTATTGCATCTTCACTATCACTGGCAATTGTGCCACTCGTTGCACATATGTCTAAGAAAAAGGAAGGGCGTAATGCCATCCCATTTATACAGCTAACATATAGAGCATCAGTACTATTTGGAGGAGCAGCATCTTTAGGTTTAGTGCTAGTTATGCCTTATATAAATGAAATGCTCTTTAAAACGGACGCTCTGTCAGAAGTACTCATGATATATGTATTACAAATCGTTCCTTTGTCAATTATTTTGACATTCACAGCTATTTTGCAAGGCTATGGAAAATTAAAAAAGCCAGCTATATTTTTAATAGTTGGTTTTATCTTAAAAATAATATTGAACGTGCTAACTATACGGTTGTTAGGCGTTTTGGGAGCAGCCGTTGCTAACAATGTGGGATTATTGTTTACAGCCCTAATGCTTGTTTTCTATTTGAAGAAAATGACAGCAGTGCATTTAGCACCTCGCAGTTTTTATAAAAAATTTGGCATTGCAGCAATCTCTATGACGACTGTGGTAATACTTTGGCTACAGCTTGTACCAGCATTGCTACATCCCTTTTTATCGCCTCGAATGGTGGCAGTGATAGCTGGATTCTCAGCGGTGAGTATTGGTGCGTTTGTGATGATGACAGTGATTGCTAAGCTACGAGTGTTAGCAGAAAAAGAATGGTATTTACTACCGTTTGGACGTAGAATGGCTGTTTATCAGTTATGGTTAAATCGGAAGAAGTAG
- the mazG gene encoding nucleoside triphosphate pyrophosphohydrolase, with protein MKTLTVIGLGAGDFDQLQMGVYKKLKAAKKLFVRTVDHPVLEALSAEGLQFESFDAVYEKHSSFQPVYEEIVERLVEATTFGDVMYAVPGHPLVAEQTVQLLIAASNTGGINLVIEGGQSFLDPIFGALKIDPIEGFQLLDGTSFSMHDINMHQHILIAQVYDTFSASEVKLTLMEKYDDEYPVTVVTAAGSSQEKLITVPLYELDQSVEVNNLTTVYVPPVKSQEEALRDWSTFRQIIATLRGPNGCPWDQKQTHESLKKYLLEEAHEYLAAVDAEDDFAMIEELGDVLLQVFLHAQIGEDQGYFTLEDVLASISEKMIRRHPHVFGDVSVEDAEGVVANWEAIKAQEKGESDKPLLEEEYRSSSALQTAYNYQKRAAKVGFDWPDVDGAWDKFSEEWQEFRHEVTKGTNASRLDEFGDVLFTLVNLARFYKLSPEEAMLHANEKFARRFGYVEKRVKESGKPFSDYTLEQLDAFWNEAKRIEKE; from the coding sequence TTGAAAACTTTAACAGTGATTGGCTTGGGTGCTGGGGATTTTGATCAGCTACAAATGGGCGTTTATAAAAAATTAAAGGCAGCAAAAAAATTATTTGTTCGTACAGTGGATCATCCTGTACTAGAGGCATTGTCAGCAGAGGGCTTACAGTTTGAAAGCTTTGATGCTGTGTATGAAAAACATAGTTCATTCCAGCCTGTATATGAAGAAATTGTGGAAAGGCTTGTGGAGGCAACAACATTTGGAGATGTTATGTATGCTGTTCCGGGTCACCCACTTGTTGCTGAGCAAACGGTACAATTACTGATTGCTGCATCAAATACTGGAGGAATAAATTTAGTCATCGAGGGTGGACAAAGCTTCTTAGATCCAATCTTTGGGGCATTAAAAATTGACCCAATTGAAGGCTTTCAACTGCTTGATGGCACTAGCTTTTCGATGCACGACATCAACATGCATCAACATATTTTAATTGCCCAAGTATATGACACATTCAGTGCCTCTGAAGTTAAGCTTACGTTGATGGAAAAATATGATGATGAATACCCTGTCACAGTGGTTACAGCAGCAGGATCATCACAAGAAAAATTGATAACCGTCCCACTTTACGAGCTTGATCAAAGTGTTGAGGTGAATAATTTAACAACGGTTTATGTGCCACCTGTAAAATCACAGGAAGAGGCATTGCGAGATTGGTCAACATTTAGGCAAATTATCGCTACGCTAAGAGGACCAAACGGTTGTCCGTGGGACCAAAAGCAAACACATGAATCCCTGAAAAAATATTTGCTTGAAGAAGCCCATGAATATTTGGCAGCTGTGGATGCAGAGGATGACTTTGCGATGATTGAGGAGCTTGGAGATGTACTATTACAAGTATTTTTACATGCACAAATAGGAGAAGATCAGGGCTACTTTACATTGGAAGATGTTTTAGCTTCTATTAGTGAAAAGATGATTCGTCGCCATCCACATGTTTTTGGAGATGTTTCTGTAGAAGATGCGGAAGGTGTCGTAGCCAATTGGGAAGCTATAAAAGCACAGGAGAAAGGTGAGAGCGATAAACCACTATTAGAAGAAGAATATAGGTCATCGTCTGCTCTTCAAACGGCTTATAATTATCAAAAAAGAGCAGCAAAAGTAGGTTTCGACTGGCCTGATGTGGATGGTGCCTGGGACAAATTTTCAGAGGAATGGCAGGAATTTCGTCATGAAGTGACAAAAGGTACAAATGCGTCACGTCTTGATGAGTTTGGAGATGTATTATTCACACTTGTAAATTTAGCACGTTTTTATAAGTTATCTCCAGAAGAGGCAATGTTACATGCGAATGAGAAGTTTGCGAGACGATTTGGTTATGTTGAAAAGAGGGTAAAAGAAAGCGGAAAGCCTTTTTCTGATTATACTTTAGAACAATTAGATGCTTTCTGGAATGAAGCTAAGCGGATAGAAAAGGAGTAA
- the hpt gene encoding hypoxanthine phosphoribosyltransferase, which translates to MLQNDIEKIMITEEQLQERIAELGAQLTAEYKDSFPLAVGVLKGAMPFMTDLMKRFDSFIELDFMDVSSYGNATVSSGEVKILKDLNTSVEGRDVLIIEDIIDSGLTLSYLVDLFKYRKAKSIKIVTLLDKPSGRKVNLAADYVGFEVPDGFVVGYGLDYAEKYRNLPYIGILKPEVYSF; encoded by the coding sequence ATGTTACAAAATGACATCGAAAAAATTATGATTACAGAGGAACAATTGCAAGAAAGAATTGCTGAGCTAGGAGCACAATTGACTGCAGAATACAAAGATTCATTCCCGTTAGCAGTTGGTGTTCTTAAAGGAGCAATGCCATTTATGACTGATTTGATGAAGCGTTTCGATTCTTTCATTGAGCTAGACTTTATGGATGTATCTAGCTACGGAAATGCCACAGTATCATCAGGTGAAGTAAAAATTCTTAAGGATTTAAATACAAGCGTTGAGGGACGTGATGTATTAATTATCGAGGACATCATCGATAGTGGTTTAACATTAAGCTATTTAGTAGACTTATTTAAATACCGCAAAGCAAAATCCATCAAAATCGTGACATTGTTAGATAAACCGTCAGGTCGTAAGGTAAATTTAGCAGCTGATTATGTAGGATTTGAAGTACCAGATGGTTTTGTTGTGGGATATGGCTTAGATTACGCAGAAAAGTATCGTAATTTACCATATATCGGTATCTTAAAACCGGAAGTATATTCTTTCTAA
- the yabP gene encoding sporulation protein YabP encodes MTLHQESNRYTIPSGEHILTIRNRKRMDMTSVKSIERFDQEEFFIKTSQGHLLIRGEELHIVHLDVDKGLLTLEGTVKTLQYDEEESGFSKGFLHRLFG; translated from the coding sequence ATGACGCTACATCAAGAAAGTAACCGTTACACAATTCCATCTGGAGAACATATTTTAACGATTCGTAATCGTAAAAGAATGGACATGACTTCTGTAAAATCAATTGAACGCTTTGATCAGGAAGAATTTTTCATCAAGACGTCCCAAGGGCATTTGTTAATCCGTGGAGAGGAACTGCATATCGTTCATTTAGATGTTGATAAAGGACTATTGACACTTGAAGGAACTGTAAAAACCTTACAGTATGACGAGGAAGAAAGTGGCTTCTCGAAAGGTTTCCTTCATAGATTGTTTGGATGA